The Candidatus Polarisedimenticolia bacterium genome contains the following window.
ACTTCTCATCCGGCGGCGGTCCGATGGGAGAGCGTCCCATGCCGCCCCAGATCAGGCGCACCCCGACGAGGACCACCAGGATCGGCCAGAGGTTCCACAGGCTGTAGTGCCAGACCCCGATGTTCTGCAGGAGCAGCCAGAGTCCCACGATCGCGAACACCACCCCCGCGAACCTCCCGGGGGTGCCCTGTGGCCGCAGCATCTTGGCCATGCCGACGGCGATGAGCACCAGCGGCCAGAACCGCCAGATGTTGGCGACGTGGATGACATCGAAATTGTTGAGGAGCGCCAGGGCTCCCAGGCAGAGGATCACCAGCCCGGCGAACAGCCGCGCGGCATTGCGGGGTGATCGGAGCTCTTCCACCATCTTCCTTCCCTCCTGGTCCCCGGGATTCGGGGCATCCGTTGCGAAGGATACGGACCGGAGAACCGGGCGTCTTCAGTTTATCGGTGAGCGGTGGTCCGGCGCCGGTGAATGACGCCGCCGCAGCCTGCGATGCGTGTGATCGGGGCTCGCGGGCAGAAATAAAAAGGGCGGCCGCCGGGCCGCCCTTTGGTTTTCCAGGCTCGATGGAAGGCCTTCAGCGCCGCGCGACCGACTCCACGCGGCCTCCGCCGCCGGCCGTCACCGGCGCTTCGCCGCCCACCCGGGTCAGGACCGAGTGATGCCGCCCGTACAGGAAATAGATGACCAGCCCGATGGCGAGCCAGACGAACAGCCGCCACCAGTTGGCCGTGGGGAGCGAGAACATCAGCAGCAGGCAGGAGCCGATCCCCAGGATCGGCACCAGCGGGACCATCGGACAGCGGAAGGGGCGCTCCGCGTCGGGATACTTCTTGCGCATGATCAGCACCGCTGCGCAGACCACGACGAAGGCGAACAGCGTCCCGATGTTGGTGAGATGGAGCAGCGCGTCAATCGGCAGGAAGCCGGCCATGGTGATGACGAAAGAGCCGATCAGGATGGTGGAGCGCCAGGGAGTCCGGAAGCGCGGGTGGACGTCGCCGAAGAAGCCGCGCGGCACCAGACCGTCGCGCGCCATCGCCAGGAAGACACGCGGCGCGGAGAGCATCATGACCAGCAGCACCGAGGTGATCCCGGCGACGCCGGCCACGGCGATGATTCCTTCCGCCCAGCCGAGCCCCTGCTGCTGGAAGGCGCGGCTGACCGGGGCGTTGATGTCGAGCTGGTTGTAGCGGACCATCCCGGTGAGCACCGCCACCACCGCGATGTAGAGGACCGTGCACA
Protein-coding sequences here:
- a CDS encoding DUF5668 domain-containing protein, encoding MVEELRSPRNAARLFAGLVILCLGALALLNNFDVIHVANIWRFWPLVLIAVGMAKMLRPQGTPGRFAGVVFAIVGLWLLLQNIGVWHYSLWNLWPILVVLVGVRLIWGGMGRSPIGPPPDEKSGLSTFSILGGSEHHGSSTDFRGGDVTAILGGSKLDLRQAVIKGEEAILDVFAMWGGIEIIVPRTWGVVVHGTPILGGFEDKSEQPREPGGPRLIVRGTAIMGGVEIKN